The genomic segment TGCTGCCAGGGGTGATCCAGATAATGATGGATACACGACCGAGGATGCTATAATCAGACAAACTATGCTAATTGAAATGTTTTCTGCATTGCCATTGCTTGAAGAATTGGTTCTTGATGTTTGCCACAATGTTAGGGATACGTGGGTAGCACTGGAAATGCTTAATTCCAAGTGCCTAAGGCTCAAGTCTTTAAAGTTGGGACAGTTTCACGGAATCTGCAAGGGAATAGATGCACGGCCCGATGGGATTGCACTTTGCAGCAGATTGGAATCATTGTCAATCAAGAACTGCGCTGACTTGACTGATTCTGGTTTGATTTCAATCTCTCTTGGCTGCCCAAGACTCGCCAAGTTTGAGGTCCAGGGTTGTAAGAAGATCACGAAATTAGGGATGACAAAACTAGCTTCTATTCTGAGGAAAACTTTAACTGAAGTGAAAATCTCTTGTTGCAAGCATCTCAATACCGTGACCTCGTTGCAGGCATTGGAACCGATCCGAGATTGTCTACAACGATTGCACATAGATTGCGTGTGGGAAATGGTTGAACAATCAGGATCGGAGGCTACCAGTTCAGCTAAATATGATGGATTCAAATGTTCAGACAGGAGACGTGGCATTTGGGAAGAAGcaaacttgaagaagaaatacaAGAAGTATAATGACAACGAGAATGGATACGCCTCTAGTACTTGGGCAAAACTGCAGTGTCTTTCACTTTGGATTGCAGTCGGCGAGTTGCTGAATCCATTGGTTTTGGCAGGATTGGATGACTGCCCTATGCTGGAGGAGATACAAATAAAAGTTGAAGGTGACTGTAGGCATCAGTCAAGACTTTCCCCAGATGGTTTCGGTCTAAGCTCCCTTCTATGCTACCCTCGGCTTTCGAAGATGCACATAGACTGTCAAGCTGCAATAGGATATGCTCTTACTGCCCCTTCTGGACATGTGGATTTGAGCCCTTGGGAGAGGTTTTATCTTAATGGGATTGGAAGATTGAACCTCACTGAGCTCAACTATTGGCCTCCACAGGACATTGATTATAATAAAAGGAGCCTATCTCTCCCAGCAGCGGGATTGCTTGCACAGTGTAGGACTATGAGGAAACTATTTGTTCATGGCACAGCTAATGAACATTTCATGATGTTTCTTTTGAAAGCACAAACTCTCAGAGATGTCCAGTTGAGAGAAGATTATTACCCTGCACCTGAGAATGACAACAGCACAGAGATGAGAATAGACTCTTGCTCTAGATTTGAGGATGCTCTCAACAGGCGTGCGATACCTGATTGACTAATTGGGAGCTCAGGATTCTGTACCATTGCTGGTTGAATTGTATATATATTAGtcaaacataataaaatgtaaaaattgtGGTAAATGTGACCATATCTTAATAAGAGTATTTATTAGAagtataataatagttattttttaaaatattgaagtttCGAAAGCAATAACAAACagaactaaataaatataaaaactctcAACCAtcatgtttgtttgttattgcaTTTGAGAGTTTTGCTTAGACTctaagataaagaaaataattgcaGATATATATACAGTTgagaataaaaagatttatctATCTCTATTCTTTGTTTTACTTTGTTTATATAgtttacattataaaataagtaGCTCTTTATGATTTATAGATAGTTGAGAGAGGTGCAATCCTTCATACATATGCATTTATGTCATAACAACTAAATGGTGTAGGTGAAGCCTAGATAAAGATGTAGTCTTAACAACATGACATCCTCCTTAACATATGAGTTGTTGACATGAACAGTAATAAgctaaagagaaagagaagaaaaaatggaagaaaGTGAAGGAGATAACCAAAAAGTCCGATCGAACTAAGTTTAAAAAGAGTCAAATCGAGCTAAATGTGGGctcaattattaaattgaattccAAGTTGGGCTTGATTTGATAAAGGTCAAATCAAGCTTGAAGGAATCAAACCGAACCCTAAATGGGCTTCATTGAACTCGATTTGACCAGAGTCAACTCGAGCTCGAGTGGGTCAAACCGAGccaaaaatgatctcaattgAGTTTGGTTTGATCATAGTCAAACCAAGCCTGGGTGGGTCAAATTGAGCCCAAAATAATTGGTTAGAATAGGTTTGATTGTGGTCAAACCGAgcacaaaatgaaaaaactgaGCCTAAAAGATCCTAGTTGGGTTTAGTTTGaccaggttaaaaaaaaatctcatgttaTTCTTGGTTTGACCGTAGTCAAACAAAGCCTAAAAGAGTCAACCTGGGCCTAAAAATGGGCTTGATTTGACTGAAGTCAAATAAAACTCGAAACGGTCAAATCATGTTCATGGGCTTAACACAAACTCTTattacatttctttttcttcgaaacctatattatcatttttattttatttaatttggttacattctgttaaaaatttaacttgtaaatatcaaattataatgTGAGTAATGAATTAGCCTTGAACCTATTACATATAATTGTCTGAAATACTCATTCAAACCCGTTGCACCTTTGGTAAAAATCCAACTAGATATAGCTTAATTGTTAGGATAAACAATTGAGGGATCAATGGTCATGATGAAAGAGTTTATAAAGTGCCCAAACTTCTTTAAAATGGCCTTAACTAAAATGAGGAGAAAAAGGGagagaaataaaagagaaaaacaataaagcaaaaaacagtaatataaaagaaatagttAAGTGAAAAGAAGTGAGaagccataaaaaaaagagagagaaaagagtagtataaagagaaaacaaaagggaacataggaggaaagaaatataaaaagaaagaggagtGAATatggagaaagagagaaaagaggttgcaagagcaaaaaaaagttagtaagatagaaaaaaaaagaataagaagaaaggAAGTAGGAGAAGGAGAACAGAGCAGCCTAAATTTAaagtcacaaaaaaaaacctattatcCAAATCTTGAGATCAATCTTTAAGAGAATATAGCAACAACAAATTCTTAGTTAAAGAGCTACGAAATCACAGGCATCAACCTTTTTCCTATGACTTACCTCATTATAATGAATAGTAAAATCTCTCAAGTGTGTGTTTGTTTTAGAGGTGAAGGTTTAGTTTTGTATGTGGGACCCaccaaaaaagctaaaaaaataagaaaaattaactttCGTAGTTGAGTTTTGTGTATAATTGGGTTGTACCCAACTACAACCTCaatcacaaaaactaaaacaaacacCCATATATGTTAATTTATCAACCCGTGGTACTTTGGTTTGGCTTTGATTTGGTGGGATGCTTCTTTCTCCTAGGAGGTGCATGTTATGAACCCTAGAATTTTCATGTATATGAACATGTGGATCTTAGAAAGAAATGAGGGAACAAGGTATTCCCATTGAGTCTTTAAGGTTTTGGTTGCATAACGTACTTTGACAAGCCTGGAAGATAAGAGTGTTGTGCCTGTTTATAAAAGAATGATGTTTTTTGGTTGGGCTTAGTTGTCACAAATCTGAAAGCAAAATGtggttttatcctttttttactCTTATTGATACCCTTGTACATATGTACTTTTATGTAATAACAAGGTTACTTGTCTAttgttgttattaatttttaaattccatataaataaataaataagaaaaaataccaaaaaaaaatttgaaaacaatggaagaaatatatatatatatatataaaagaagaatataTGAAAACACCCATGAAATTGTCAAAGATTGGTTGATGAATATCTTTATTTACGTTTGTTTCTCACTTTCAC from the Populus nigra chromosome 9, ddPopNigr1.1, whole genome shotgun sequence genome contains:
- the LOC133702912 gene encoding F-box/LRR-repeat MAX2 homolog A-like; the encoded protein is MARNFNTNVHFHDIPDAILSSIFSLITDTRSRNAMSLVCLKWHLIERSTRTCLSLRGNIRDLFLLPTCFRAVSNLDLSLVSPWGRPILDSSPNTTLLAQVLHCNFPSVVTLTVYARNPSILHLLAPQWPNLRQIKLVRWHKRSPTTLGSDFLALFEHCHSLASLDLSHFYCWTEDLPPALEAYPSIAASLSHLNILNYTSADQGFKSHEILAITSACPNLREFLAACIFDHRYIGFVGDETLLSLATNCPRLSLLHLVDSSSLSAARGDPDNDGYTTEDAIIRQTMLIEMFSALPLLEELVLDVCHNVRDTWVALEMLNSKCLRLKSLKLGQFHGICKGIDARPDGIALCSRLESLSIKNCADLTDSGLISISLGCPRLAKFEVQGCKKITKLGMTKLASILRKTLTEVKISCCKHLNTVTSLQALEPIRDCLQRLHIDCVWEMVEQSGSEATSSAKYDGFKCSDRRRGIWEEANLKKKYKKYNDNENGYASSTWAKLQCLSLWIAVGELLNPLVLAGLDDCPMLEEIQIKVEGDCRHQSRLSPDGFGLSSLLCYPRLSKMHIDCQAAIGYALTAPSGHVDLSPWERFYLNGIGRLNLTELNYWPPQDIDYNKRSLSLPAAGLLAQCRTMRKLFVHGTANEHFMMFLLKAQTLRDVQLREDYYPAPENDNSTEMRIDSCSRFEDALNRRAIPD